DNA from Coffea arabica cultivar ET-39 chromosome 10c, Coffea Arabica ET-39 HiFi, whole genome shotgun sequence:
AACCAAGCACAAAGGTTGTGTACCACTCACTCTCATTTTTGGGCACCAGTTTACCATGATCAGCCAGCATCAAGCAGCTGCTCGGGAATATTTGGAAGCTTACAAGCTGATGCCAGATGTTCCCTTGATCAATCTCTGTGTTGGAACTTGGAACTGCATTGATAAACTTGGCCTTGTGTCACAGTCTTCAAAACAAACATCAGTCTGTGGCACAAGGATTGGCGTTTCTGTACTATAATTTATGGCTTTGTAGATATAGTCAGGAAGCACTCTATAATGTTGCTCGAGCATATCATCATGTCGGTCTTGTTTCTCTTGCTGCTGTAAACTATGAAAAGGTTCTTACAATGCATGAAAGTGATTACCCCGTGCCGAACCTTCCAAATGAGAAACCAGATGGTATGGCTTCTCTAAAGCCAGTTTACTCTGACCTTCATCGAGAAGTAGCTTACAATTTGCACCTGATCTACAAGAAAAGTGGAGCAATTGATCTTGCTGGGCAAGCCTTGAAAGATCATTGTGTCATATGACTAAATAGAGGTAATTTCAGTTAGTTCTTGGCTAGTTTCTTCTAGGTACTATTTGGTGAATATTACATAAGATGGGAGACATTAATATTCCTCCATTATCAGGTATGGACTCTTGAACTTCCTCCACTTGTCATTGTTTAGCTTCGGTCGTAATCCTGAATGAAAGCATTTTCCACAGCCCTTGTGTGTGTACTTCTTTAAAATAGAGAGGAAATCAGTTCCTTTAATATTCAATTATGATTAGACCGTCATCGCCATATATTTCACAGGCTTTCTTGACAGATATTCCGTACATCAGTTATTTAATTCCTAAGTTGTCATCTTAAAATTTCTCTGCAGCCTTAATCTTACAATTAAATGTCTTAAGATGTCTATGTATGTGCCAAAACAGCATCTTGCTTCTCCGTGCACTCACAACATATACAACAGGAATGTGGTTTTTCGTTGCTCAAGTCCAGGAATGCGAGACTTCATGTAGTTTAAACCCAGAAACGTGGTTTCATGTTGTTTTTCGTGGTGTAGAAGCTGGTAGTAATTATTGTAAATGCTCGATAATGGAGGGGCAACAAACGAACGTTTCTCACAACTACAGACAAGGAGCAAGATATATTTATTCAAGTCGTAGATGAAAATGGATACAAAGCAATGCGGTCTAATTAATCTGTCTTACAGATTACCACAATCAAATTTGGCATGTTCATTTCGATCTCGGAACAGAATAGCCATTATGATGACAGCAATGAACTTTGTAATTGACATTGGCGGGCTCCCCAGGATGAGACCTGTGAGGTATGCTTGTGTTGCCAATCGCACCATCCGCATTCTTCGCTCTTCTACATATTGATCAAAAGCTTGCCCAATTTTGTCAGTCAtgatttcttttcctctttcataTGGACTGAGAGAAGCAATCTTCCTTCCCAGATTCCTTGCAAGAACCACTGCATCTTCCAAGGCTGCGGAACCACCCTGTCCTAGGAATGGTCCCATGGCATGCATTGCGTCTCCAGCTACTGTAATGGGTCCTCTTCGAAACCTTCCCACGAGCATCTCCCACGGGGCATGGTATCTCAAGTGTGTGATGGACAATGAGTCTAGATCACTTCCTTCTATCATCTCTACGGCATCAGATGGAAAGCCTTCTGTTATTTTCGTGGTTAACTTTCTAATGAGTTCTGGGTCATCAGGAAATTTTCTATCTGCAGCAAAATTTGAAGACCATCAATAAATGGACAACCACTTCAACCTTAAATTCTATGCCAACAGCGTGATGTTCATCATACGGTAGCACTAAAGCACACGATGATGGTGAGAGCAAGACTAATTAATCCTTCATGTGCTTATGATAGCAATACTGTTCCTTAACCAATGGAACACTAACTCCATCGAATATGGCATGAAAGCCGATTCAGGTCAGAGATCCAGTTGAGGTTCCTGAAGTGCCCCTTTGCTTTGTCAAAATATTTTAGGAAAACCAAGaaatgagagagaaaaaaaaagggaatcaaGGAGCATTTTATTACCTAACTTGTTACtcaaagaacaaaaaaattacCTAACCAAGACAATGGTACACTAACAAACCAATAGACCAAATTATTGTCAACAGGAATTCGTCCCACCATAACTCTGTCTCTCTTGATCCGCACAAGCTCAGGAGAAAACACATGACCGTTTGGATAACTCGTTAAGCCTCTAACTGAACAAAGAGCAAATAACCTTGTAGGCTTTATGCCAAGGAAATCCGCCACTACGGAATTTGATCCATCACATCCAATAAGAACCTGCGAAGACACAATGAGCATAAACAACTTGTAACTGACTCATCCCCCTAGATGCAGCTTTGCTGCGAAACACTGCTATAGTCAAGCTTCTTCCTCTAATTCGCATTAAAATGTGAATGCCTAATTCTTAAACATTTTTGGAAGCCAAACATTCAATTCCAATTAATGCTAGTAGTTCCCAAAATGTTCTATTCAAGGAAGATGATACTACTAATAACTTTTAACTAGGATGATACCAAATTCAGATAATAAAAGATACCTTGGCTCTAATAGAGCTGCCATTATTGAGTGTGAGAGTTGGAAACATATTTTCAGGGTCCATTGTTACAGCAACAACCTTGTATCCAAATCGTACAGTTTCAGGCGGTAAAGCATCAGCAAGAGCCTTGATGAGATCACTCCTTTTCAAGCAACGAGCTTCACCACCCCTACAGAAACAGTTTAGCTCATACATGCACATGTTTACGTAGGTACAATCAAGTAGAAAATCCTGTACATGGCTTGGTATGTATTTCGCATTGAAGTTTAGAGAAGAAAGATTGACTTACGGAAATGGTATTGGCTGTTGCTGGTTTCCTTCGTCAACCCATATGCCCTGTCCTCTGTATGTACATGTCGGCAAATAAATCAGGTAATCAATTTTGGGATCAAGTTGCATATATTCTCTGGTTTGCCAAGAAATACAGAAGCAGAGATGTAAAAGACAGAACTTGCATACCTATGGAaccttttctttaaaaaaaaaaaaaaaaaaatttgtttgtgtATAAGTTTTTATTGATCAGTACACACGTCAAACAATTAAAAgcaaatgattattttttagaaCCCAGAACCCATCAAAGTTGCAAATAGCCATgaaacatcaagaaaaaaaaaagaacaaagaaaaagaaactatCTGCAAGCTCTATAAAAATTGATTCAAGTTCTCCTGTGTTTTCTGAACCTTCTTCCAAATTGCGATTAAGGTTCAATTTCTTTGAGAACTTGACCATGTACAGATGACTCGGAGTGGAACCGAAGATGCTGAATTTTGAGTGATGGTGCAAATTTGCTTTTGCTACCTAAGACCCTGTTTGATACTCCAATTCAGCATTTAAATTTGGGTCTTAACATGTTCAGATGcaattataattaaaattttaaattttgaattaattaagtgtcaCCGAATTTTCTAGTTAAAACTTGGTTCCATAAATCAACAATGTGATATAAACTCAAATAATGCACACTAAGTTCCTTAATGTGATTATCACTTAAGTTCCTTTGATTTGCAATCATACTCGCTACTTGTaaggaaagagagagagttGGAGACGGGCTATAAGCTTTTATCCTGAACTTTTCCTATGTAGCAGCATAGCATAACAGAGAATTAAATGAAACTACCATTCAACAAGCGGTATATAGAAGCAAATtactccgaaaaaaaaaaaaaacttagataGATTGACAGAGCTTGGGGATAGATAGACAGATAGATAATAGGATAAGCACCCTTGAACAAGAATAGCCTTGTCTCTGAGCACATCTCCAACACCAAGCTGATCAAGTGCCCGCCACCCATTACGTAAGATTGTTATAGCTGAACCCTCTGCTCGCAGACTCTCTGATCTTTCATAAACTACACTTCTGAGTCCCTTCCTGCAAATGATTGGTTAATTAATCAGCCAATACTTATCACGCACTACAATTCTTGCCTCTCCAACTAATTCATATACACAAAACCAACAGCGAATGAAAGAGAAGATGGACCTGTGAAGAG
Protein-coding regions in this window:
- the LOC113713364 gene encoding monooxygenase 1, translating into MDAVREEEEHEVVIVGGGIGGLATALALHRKGLRSVVYERSESLRAEGSAITILRNGWRALDQLGVGDVLRDKAILVQGGQGIWVDEGNQQQPIPFPGGEARCLKRSDLIKALADALPPETVRFGYKVVAVTMDPENMFPTLTLNNGSSIRAKVLIGCDGSNSVVADFLGIKPTRLFALCSVRGLTSYPNGHVFSPELVRIKRDRVMVGRIPVDNNLVYWFVSVPLSWLDRKFPDDPELIRKLTTKITEGFPSDAVEMIEGSDLDSLSITHLRYHAPWEMLVGRFRRGPITVAGDAMHAMGPFLGQGGSAALEDAVVLARNLGRKIASLSPYERGKEIMTDKIGQAFDQYVEERRMRMVRLATQAYLTGLILGSPPMSITKFIAVIIMAILFRDRNEHAKFDCGNL